The following proteins are co-located in the Cetobacterium sp. NK01 genome:
- a CDS encoding GntR family transcriptional regulator, with the protein MQIKRKKSIREQVYEYLKEEIVNGKIEEESRIVEEEYALKLNVSRTPLREAIRMLELEGLIEGREKGGVIVPKTTKKDVEEVIKIRMALETVIFQEIFEKVTEHDIKKLEKNIDKTKLIIENEKESSNVFKYFSEFNRILYHIADSPRVVNLINNLNLYLKKFRKISIENSNRRLNAHKDHVNMVEFIKKDRKKEIIDLNKKHLLEAKEFLIQQLEIRENKSY; encoded by the coding sequence ATGCAGATAAAAAGAAAAAAATCAATTCGTGAACAAGTTTATGAATATTTAAAAGAGGAGATTGTAAACGGAAAAATAGAGGAAGAAAGTAGAATTGTAGAAGAGGAATATGCATTGAAATTAAATGTAAGTAGAACTCCTTTGAGAGAAGCTATTAGAATGCTTGAGTTAGAGGGGCTTATAGAAGGAAGAGAAAAAGGAGGAGTAATAGTTCCTAAAACAACAAAAAAAGATGTAGAAGAGGTAATAAAAATAAGAATGGCTTTAGAAACTGTTATTTTTCAAGAAATATTTGAAAAGGTTACTGAACATGATATAAAAAAATTAGAAAAAAATATAGATAAAACAAAGTTAATAATAGAAAATGAGAAAGAATCTTCAAATGTATTTAAATATTTTTCTGAATTTAATAGAATTCTCTATCATATTGCAGATTCACCAAGAGTTGTAAATTTAATTAATAATTTAAATCTATACTTAAAAAAATTTAGAAAAATATCTATTGAAAACAGTAATCGGAGATTAAATGCTCACAAAGATCATGTTAATATGGTAGAATTTATAAAAAAAGATAGAAAAAAAGAGATAATAGATTTAAATAAAAAACATCTATTAGAGGCAAAAGAGTTTTTAATACAGCAGTTAGAAATACGTGAAAATAAAAGTTACTAA
- a CDS encoding tripartite tricarboxylate transporter substrate binding protein, with product MLKKKILAVLSTTFLLGACGDSSDKVAVDGPWKWERKVEIICPWGTGGGADTTTRTFATALEKELGVPVVVNNRSGAGGVSGIQFGAKQPADGYTYIMSTPSPLLAQISGATPYDVYGTLNPLIQMVHDVNIFVTSSKSPYNNFTELMEYVDKNPGKVKAGVMTITGLDAACVMGATDGKIEPVAYTEGSQLNADVIGGHVDIACVGPAEVAAMVASGDMKVLLALTENRLTLPGYENVPSSKELGLNTYFGPARGIFYINGTPDKAIEAFEAAAQRAIESDFFQNWAKNEGLDQRKGWLNTEEFKAQWKNDYNSLTELFGKK from the coding sequence ATGTTAAAGAAAAAGATTTTGGCAGTATTATCAACAACATTTTTACTAGGTGCATGTGGGGATTCATCTGATAAAGTTGCCGTAGATGGTCCTTGGAAATGGGAGAGAAAAGTAGAGATAATTTGTCCTTGGGGAACTGGTGGAGGAGCTGATACTACAACAAGAACATTTGCAACAGCTCTAGAAAAAGAGTTAGGAGTTCCAGTTGTAGTTAATAATAGATCAGGAGCAGGAGGGGTATCTGGTATTCAATTTGGTGCAAAACAACCAGCAGATGGATATACATATATAATGTCAACGCCATCACCACTTTTAGCACAAATTTCAGGAGCTACTCCATATGATGTATATGGAACACTTAATCCATTAATTCAAATGGTACACGATGTTAATATTTTTGTAACAAGTTCAAAATCACCATATAATAATTTTACAGAGTTAATGGAGTATGTAGATAAAAATCCTGGAAAAGTAAAGGCTGGAGTTATGACAATAACAGGTCTTGATGCAGCTTGTGTAATGGGAGCTACAGATGGAAAGATAGAACCAGTTGCTTACACAGAAGGATCTCAGTTAAATGCTGATGTAATCGGAGGACATGTGGATATAGCTTGTGTTGGACCTGCTGAGGTTGCGGCAATGGTAGCTTCTGGAGATATGAAAGTACTTCTAGCTTTAACAGAGAATAGATTAACACTTCCTGGATATGAAAATGTTCCATCATCAAAAGAGCTGGGGTTAAATACATATTTTGGACCTGCAAGAGGAATATTTTATATAAATGGAACTCCTGATAAAGCTATTGAAGCATTTGAAGCAGCAGCTCAAAGAGCAATAGAAAGTGATTTTTTCCAGAATTGGGCTAAAAATGAAGGGCTAGATCAAAGAAAAGGATGGTTAAACACAGAGGAATTTAAAGCTCAATGGAAAAATGATTATAACTCTTTAACTGAACTGTTTGGTAAAAAGTAA
- a CDS encoding transporter substrate-binding domain-containing protein has product MKKMLKGIFIGLIVLIVFSCGKKEQNNKEVNEKVFVIGTNAEYPPFEYLENGKIVGLDPDIIEAIFQKLGYKYKWVNMEFGGLISALQTGKIDVVIAGMSITPERAKMVQFTSPYLTSKVAFITNKKNPIKGMDDLENKKYGAELGTTKENTAKKIHGSTVVPFQNNTSALLALKNNQIDGIVLDESVADEYVKNNPDLILVGILEGEPKAIALSKNEKEYEKINEVLIQLVNDGTIEKLKEKYKVK; this is encoded by the coding sequence ATGAAAAAAATGTTAAAAGGAATTTTTATAGGGTTAATAGTATTAATTGTTTTTAGTTGCGGTAAAAAAGAACAAAATAACAAAGAGGTAAATGAAAAAGTTTTTGTAATAGGAACTAATGCAGAATATCCACCTTTTGAATACTTAGAAAATGGAAAAATAGTAGGATTAGATCCAGACATAATAGAAGCGATATTTCAAAAGCTTGGATATAAATATAAATGGGTAAATATGGAGTTTGGAGGATTAATATCAGCTCTTCAAACAGGAAAAATAGATGTAGTTATAGCTGGTATGAGTATCACTCCAGAGAGAGCTAAAATGGTTCAGTTTACATCGCCTTATTTAACTTCAAAGGTAGCTTTTATAACAAACAAAAAGAATCCTATAAAAGGTATGGACGATTTAGAAAATAAAAAATATGGAGCAGAGTTAGGAACAACAAAGGAGAATACAGCAAAAAAAATTCATGGATCCACAGTTGTGCCTTTTCAAAATAATACATCGGCTTTACTAGCTTTAAAAAATAATCAAATTGATGGAATTGTTTTAGATGAAAGCGTAGCAGATGAATATGTGAAAAATAATCCTGATTTGATATTAGTGGGAATTTTAGAGGGAGAACCTAAAGCTATTGCATTGAGTAAAAATGAGAAAGAATATGAAAAAATAAATGAAGTACTAATACAATTAGTAAATGATGGTACTATTGAAAAGTTGAAAGAAAAATATAAGGTAAAATAA
- a CDS encoding EAL domain-containing protein produces the protein MNKQLENLLKFNLEDILKVAFQPIYSLEGEVKSFEVLSRFYNKENDLISTIKVINFLEKLDIIHQLDFLILKKIEKYLKKGKKIAINISPLTILMDEFIEKINLLKCDLSNLEIELTERGNLDYEKLIIRVNQLHKLGIKVAIDDFPIENSSLETLLKTKINKVKIDRSLLNNIDCPLGKETYRGIVALLKTMKHEITTEGIETKEQFDFIKEIGVDFIQGYYIGEPILENELLF, from the coding sequence ATGAATAAACAATTGGAGAATCTTCTAAAATTTAACTTAGAAGATATTTTAAAAGTTGCTTTTCAACCAATCTATTCTTTAGAGGGAGAGGTTAAAAGTTTTGAAGTATTATCAAGATTTTATAATAAGGAAAATGATCTTATTTCAACAATTAAAGTTATAAATTTTTTGGAAAAATTAGACATTATACATCAATTAGATTTTCTAATCTTAAAAAAAATAGAAAAATATTTAAAAAAAGGTAAAAAAATTGCAATCAATATATCACCTTTAACTATATTGATGGATGAGTTTATAGAAAAAATAAACTTATTAAAATGTGATTTATCCAATTTAGAGATTGAATTGACAGAACGAGGGAATCTAGATTATGAAAAACTTATCATCAGAGTAAATCAACTACATAAATTAGGAATAAAAGTTGCAATAGATGATTTCCCTATAGAGAATTCTAGCTTAGAAACTCTTTTAAAAACTAAAATTAATAAGGTTAAAATAGATCGAAGTTTATTAAACAATATCGATTGTCCTTTAGGAAAAGAAACTTATAGAGGAATTGTAGCTCTCTTAAAAACCATGAAACATGAAATAACAACTGAAGGAATTGAAACAAAGGAGCAATTTGATTTTATTAAGGAGATTGGAGTAGACTTTATTCAAGGATATTATATTGGGGAACCTATTTTAGAAAATGAGTTGCTTTTTTAA
- a CDS encoding iron-containing alcohol dehydrogenase family protein, which yields MEKSILTEVYMDNNIWGTLNKEIEKYNKILVIHGEKSLLSIKTEFFKILEHKNFHLVHYGNECCHNIINSTLDNLKNNTYDLILGIGGGKSIDASKVMMDKLNIPLFTIPTIASTCAAVSYISVMYEENHVFQELYFLKRPPHKTFIDLNTLILAPKKYLWAGIGDTLAKYYEMNLKARGKRLNFNTTMGEKLSHLCKESMLNYGDLALTTPIVDDNFKEVVGVILVTTGIVSNLIDFKYNGALAHAIFDALTKIKRVEEEHLHGEVVAFGILVQLRLENNSEELNKLLKFYEKINLPTSLKEIVIKDEYLEKKDEIIDKILNSVAGSEMPLNFTKEKFTTILEGDL from the coding sequence ATGGAAAAATCTATTTTAACAGAAGTTTATATGGACAACAACATTTGGGGCACTTTAAATAAAGAGATTGAAAAATATAATAAAATCTTAGTTATTCATGGAGAGAAATCTCTTTTATCAATAAAAACTGAATTTTTTAAAATTTTAGAGCATAAAAATTTCCACTTAGTTCACTATGGTAATGAATGTTGTCATAATATTATTAACTCAACTTTAGATAATTTAAAAAATAATACCTATGATCTAATACTTGGTATTGGAGGTGGAAAATCCATAGATGCTTCAAAAGTTATGATGGATAAATTAAATATCCCACTTTTTACAATTCCAACTATTGCTTCTACTTGTGCTGCTGTTTCTTATATCTCAGTAATGTATGAGGAAAATCATGTGTTTCAAGAGTTATACTTTTTAAAAAGACCTCCTCATAAAACATTTATAGATTTAAACACGCTAATTTTAGCTCCTAAAAAATATTTATGGGCTGGAATTGGAGATACATTGGCTAAATATTACGAAATGAATCTTAAAGCTCGTGGAAAAAGATTAAACTTTAATACTACTATGGGAGAAAAACTGAGTCATCTTTGTAAAGAAAGTATGTTAAATTACGGAGACCTTGCTTTGACAACACCTATAGTCGATGACAATTTCAAAGAGGTTGTTGGAGTAATTCTTGTTACAACAGGTATTGTTTCAAATCTTATTGATTTTAAATACAATGGAGCTCTTGCCCATGCTATTTTTGATGCTTTAACAAAAATTAAACGTGTTGAAGAGGAACATCTACACGGGGAAGTTGTAGCTTTTGGGATCTTAGTTCAATTAAGGCTCGAAAATAATTCCGAGGAGCTTAATAAACTTTTAAAATTCTATGAAAAAATCAATCTTCCAACTAGTCTTAAAGAGATTGTAATTAAAGATGAATATCTAGAAAAAAAAGATGAGATTATTGATAAAATTTTAAACTCTGTTGCAGGAAGTGAAATGCCACTTAATTTTACTAAAGAAAAATTTACAACTATTTTAGAAGGAGATTTATAG
- a CDS encoding tripartite tricarboxylate transporter permease — protein MFDLLGMGLRIILNPSTFLLITAGTILGVVFGAMPGVSASMAVALALPFAYAMDPVIAIAFLVSVYCASITGGGITAILFKIPGTPSSAPTTFDGYPMAQRGEAGKALGFSLIASAVGGLVAAFAMALVSPQLASIALEFGPSELFAVSFLGISVLSCLDSDNIVKTLISGLIGLLLACVGMDPMLGISRFTWGSSTLLSGIEMIPIMIGLFAVTEVLKQTAKSKKIEVSDKEKNESTKMKTVLPSVKEIWETKGTMTRSSILGTVIGILPGAGATIASFLSYAIEKKVSKHPEKLGTGIADGIVASEAANNAATGGSMVPLLSLGIPGGNAAAIMMTALVIKGVQIGPLLIKTQPQYLASVFGSMLITNIVMVIVAMAVAKVFAKILAIPYTILGPVIVMLATIGAYALKNNTGDVILMAAAGIIGYMFVKLGYNSAALVLGLVLGQMSESNFRRAYTLANGDLVKVFTRPITAVLMIACVLMLVYPLIKYILRKKSW, from the coding sequence ATGTTTGATCTGTTAGGTATGGGATTAAGAATTATATTAAACCCTAGTACATTTTTATTAATAACTGCAGGAACTATTTTAGGTGTTGTTTTTGGAGCAATGCCTGGTGTTAGTGCATCTATGGCAGTTGCACTAGCGTTACCTTTTGCTTATGCAATGGATCCTGTTATTGCAATTGCATTTTTAGTTTCAGTATATTGTGCATCAATAACTGGAGGTGGTATAACAGCAATATTATTTAAAATACCAGGAACACCTTCTAGTGCACCTACAACTTTTGATGGATACCCAATGGCTCAAAGAGGGGAAGCAGGAAAAGCTTTGGGATTCTCACTAATTGCATCAGCTGTTGGAGGATTAGTTGCAGCATTTGCAATGGCTTTAGTATCTCCACAACTTGCAAGTATAGCATTAGAGTTTGGACCTTCTGAACTATTTGCTGTATCTTTTTTAGGAATTTCAGTTTTATCATGTTTAGATAGTGATAATATAGTAAAAACTTTAATATCAGGTTTGATTGGACTTTTATTAGCTTGTGTTGGAATGGATCCAATGTTGGGAATTTCTAGATTTACTTGGGGAAGTTCTACACTACTTTCTGGAATAGAGATGATCCCAATAATGATTGGATTATTTGCTGTTACAGAAGTATTGAAGCAAACTGCTAAATCAAAAAAAATTGAAGTAAGTGATAAAGAAAAAAATGAATCAACAAAAATGAAAACAGTTCTTCCATCTGTAAAGGAGATTTGGGAAACAAAGGGTACGATGACAAGATCTTCTATATTAGGAACTGTAATTGGAATACTTCCAGGAGCAGGAGCTACAATAGCATCATTTTTATCATATGCTATTGAAAAAAAGGTGTCAAAACATCCAGAGAAATTAGGAACGGGAATAGCTGATGGAATAGTAGCATCAGAAGCAGCTAATAATGCTGCAACAGGTGGATCTATGGTTCCTTTGTTATCTCTTGGAATTCCAGGTGGAAATGCAGCGGCAATAATGATGACTGCTCTAGTTATAAAAGGTGTACAAATAGGACCTTTATTAATAAAAACACAGCCACAATATTTAGCATCTGTATTTGGTTCAATGCTTATAACAAATATTGTAATGGTTATTGTTGCTATGGCTGTAGCAAAAGTATTTGCGAAAATTTTAGCAATTCCATATACAATATTAGGACCAGTTATCGTTATGTTAGCAACAATAGGAGCGTATGCTTTAAAAAATAATACTGGAGATGTTATTTTAATGGCGGCAGCTGGAATAATAGGGTATATGTTTGTAAAATTAGGTTATAATTCAGCAGCTTTAGTTTTAGGTCTTGTGTTAGGTCAAATGAGTGAATCTAACTTTAGACGTGCATATACTTTAGCTAATGGAGATCTAGTAAAAGTATTTACAAGACCAATAACAGCAGTATTGATGATTGCTTGTGTATTGATGTTAGTTTATCCTCTTATAAAATATATACTTAGAAAAAAAAGTTGGTAA
- a CDS encoding tripartite tricarboxylate transporter TctB family protein, with amino-acid sequence MDIIFSIALIIFNIYCFFLVGIESPAPTLTELGAAFWPRIVISLMVILLIANLINQLKIRKEKTVHEKIDIISFFKSKLFIGMVLVSIMALSTPYIGFLTSCFGFLVTYAILLGERNIFKVILNSLIITFILYIIFQGLLDIRLERGIGIFRNLALFLEGILLNIKRGL; translated from the coding sequence TTGGATATTATATTTTCAATAGCATTAATTATATTTAATATTTATTGTTTCTTTTTAGTTGGAATAGAATCACCAGCTCCTACCTTAACGGAATTAGGAGCTGCGTTTTGGCCAAGAATAGTTATATCTTTAATGGTTATTTTATTAATAGCTAATTTAATTAATCAACTAAAAATAAGAAAAGAAAAAACAGTTCATGAAAAGATCGACATAATATCTTTTTTTAAAAGTAAATTATTTATAGGAATGGTTCTAGTTTCAATTATGGCCCTTTCAACTCCATACATTGGATTTTTAACATCATGTTTTGGATTTTTAGTGACTTATGCAATTTTATTAGGAGAGAGAAATATATTTAAAGTTATATTAAACTCTTTAATAATAACTTTTATTCTTTATATAATTTTTCAGGGACTATTAGATATAAGATTAGAAAGAGGAATAGGAATATTCCGTAACTTAGCACTTTTCCTTGAAGGTATATTATTAAATATTAAAAGGGGGCTATAA
- a CDS encoding GntR family transcriptional regulator: MRKSSSDNIYETIKNDLLVGNIDFGDKIVEIDYANKLNVSRTPLREAIKKLEIEGIIERLPNGRLRVMEITPQKIDEIFEIRICLEGILFDSIIKNKNEIERIYQNLVLTKYLIDTENWSEVRRLFLEYNSLVYSASSLEYAVKILRHYDFIISALKRKSLKNENRILKAYNEHLEIINLLKEDELEKAKEANRIHLLNAKEGVKNAIK; this comes from the coding sequence ATGAGAAAAAGTAGTAGTGATAATATCTATGAAACAATAAAAAATGATTTGTTAGTTGGGAATATAGATTTTGGAGATAAGATTGTTGAAATTGATTATGCTAATAAGCTAAATGTAAGTAGGACTCCTTTGAGAGAAGCTATAAAAAAACTTGAAATTGAGGGGATCATAGAAAGATTACCTAATGGAAGATTAAGAGTTATGGAGATTACTCCACAAAAAATTGATGAAATATTTGAAATTAGAATTTGCTTAGAGGGGATTTTATTTGATTCAATTATTAAAAATAAAAATGAAATTGAAAGAATATATCAAAATCTTGTTCTAACAAAATATTTAATAGATACGGAAAATTGGAGTGAAGTAAGAAGACTATTTTTAGAATATAACTCTCTTGTTTATTCGGCGTCCTCTTTAGAATATGCAGTGAAAATTTTAAGACACTATGATTTTATTATTTCAGCTCTAAAGAGAAAATCTTTAAAAAATGAGAATAGAATTTTAAAAGCTTATAATGAGCATTTAGAAATTATAAATTTATTGAAAGAGGATGAGTTAGAAAAAGCAAAAGAAGCCAATAGAATACACCTATTAAATGCAAAAGAGGGAGTGAAAAATGCTATCAAGTAA
- a CDS encoding hydratase yields MITLYNKGVFLVDGKDIIQNESIVESGKSEAKKGTITYEILKKHNISNDMENLKLKFDCLASHDITYVGIIQTAKASGLEKFPIPYVLTNCHNTLCAVGGTINEDDHMYGLSAAKKYGGIYVPPHQGVIHQYMRETMAGCGKMILGSDSHTRYGALGTIAIGEGGGELVKQILNKTYDIKYPEVIGVYLKGKPRNGIGPQDVALTIIKAVFKNGFVKNKVMEFIGEGISNLNVEFRNGIDVMTTETTCLTSVWKTDKSVEEYLKDHNRESDYKKLEPKKVAFYDGMIIVDLDQIESMIALPFHPSNVYSIKELQNNLEEILTKVEKEAFEQGIKIDLKSKIKNGDFFAEQGVIAGCAGGTYDNIVDVADILNNRSVGVDFSLNIYPSSQPTYIELNKNGSIEKIMESGTVVRSAFCGPCFGAGDTPANGQLSLRHTTRNFPNREGSKPGDGQISMVALMDARSIAATAINGGKLTAATELDINFSKPKYIFNDKVYKNKVYEGFQKSYDLELRYAPNIVDWPKMPKLTKNILLKVCAVINDPVTTTDELIPSGETSSYRSNPMRLAEFTLSRRVPDYVKNAKSIHSFEVQRELGQDPFTKELKDVFHKIKEIDKDVEPLDIGIGSTIYANKPGDGSAREQAASCQKVLGGWANIAKEYATKRYRSNLINWGMIPFTLDQDVNFENGDYIYIKDIEKSIKNKVEIIEAYLISSINNSIEKIELKIDSLTNTERDILIKGCLINYYKES; encoded by the coding sequence ATGATAACTCTATATAACAAAGGGGTTTTTTTAGTTGATGGAAAAGATATTATTCAAAATGAAAGTATTGTAGAAAGTGGTAAAAGCGAAGCTAAAAAGGGAACAATAACTTATGAAATATTAAAAAAACATAATATTTCAAATGATATGGAAAATTTAAAATTGAAATTTGATTGTCTAGCCTCACATGATATAACCTATGTTGGAATAATTCAAACAGCAAAAGCTAGTGGCCTTGAAAAATTTCCCATTCCATACGTATTAACAAATTGTCATAATACTTTATGTGCTGTAGGTGGAACGATAAATGAAGATGATCATATGTATGGGTTATCAGCTGCTAAAAAATATGGTGGTATCTACGTTCCTCCTCATCAAGGAGTAATTCATCAATATATGAGAGAAACAATGGCAGGATGTGGAAAAATGATCTTAGGATCAGATAGTCACACAAGATATGGAGCTCTAGGTACAATAGCAATAGGCGAAGGTGGAGGAGAATTAGTAAAACAGATTTTAAATAAAACTTATGACATAAAGTACCCAGAAGTTATTGGAGTATATTTAAAAGGTAAGCCTAGAAATGGAATTGGTCCACAAGATGTTGCTTTGACAATTATTAAAGCTGTATTTAAAAATGGATTTGTAAAAAATAAAGTTATGGAATTTATCGGAGAGGGAATATCTAATTTAAATGTTGAATTTAGAAATGGAATAGATGTTATGACTACAGAAACAACATGCCTAACTTCAGTATGGAAAACAGATAAAAGTGTAGAAGAGTACTTAAAGGATCATAATCGAGAAAGTGATTATAAAAAATTAGAGCCTAAGAAAGTTGCTTTTTATGATGGAATGATTATTGTAGATTTAGATCAGATTGAATCTATGATTGCGTTGCCTTTTCATCCAAGTAACGTATATTCAATAAAAGAGTTACAAAATAATTTAGAAGAGATTTTAACAAAAGTAGAAAAAGAAGCTTTTGAGCAAGGCATTAAAATAGATCTAAAAAGTAAAATAAAAAATGGAGATTTTTTTGCAGAACAAGGAGTGATCGCTGGGTGTGCAGGAGGGACTTATGACAATATAGTTGATGTTGCAGATATTTTAAATAATAGATCTGTAGGAGTAGATTTTTCACTAAATATTTATCCATCTAGTCAACCAACATATATTGAATTAAATAAAAATGGATCGATAGAAAAAATAATGGAGAGTGGAACAGTTGTAAGATCAGCTTTTTGTGGACCGTGTTTTGGTGCAGGAGATACTCCGGCAAATGGACAATTAAGTCTTAGACACACAACAAGAAATTTTCCAAATAGAGAGGGATCAAAACCTGGAGATGGTCAGATATCTATGGTAGCTCTAATGGATGCTAGATCTATAGCAGCAACAGCTATTAATGGTGGAAAATTAACAGCAGCAACAGAGTTAGATATAAATTTTAGTAAACCAAAGTATATATTTAACGATAAGGTCTATAAAAATAAAGTTTATGAAGGATTTCAAAAAAGTTATGACTTAGAGTTAAGATATGCTCCAAACATAGTGGATTGGCCTAAAATGCCAAAATTGACAAAAAATATACTACTTAAAGTTTGTGCAGTAATAAATGATCCAGTAACAACAACAGATGAGTTGATCCCTTCTGGTGAAACATCGTCATATCGTTCAAATCCTATGAGATTAGCTGAATTTACTCTTTCAAGAAGAGTTCCAGATTATGTTAAAAATGCTAAAAGTATACATAGTTTTGAAGTTCAAAGAGAACTTGGACAAGATCCATTTACAAAAGAACTAAAAGATGTATTTCATAAGATTAAAGAAATAGATAAAGATGTTGAGCCTTTGGATATTGGAATAGGTAGTACAATATATGCTAATAAACCTGGAGATGGTTCAGCAAGAGAGCAAGCAGCTTCATGCCAAAAAGTTTTAGGTGGTTGGGCAAATATAGCTAAGGAGTATGCAACTAAACGTTATAGATCAAATTTAATAAATTGGGGAATGATACCATTTACTTTAGATCAAGATGTTAATTTTGAAAATGGTGATTATATTTATATAAAAGATATAGAGAAAAGTATAAAAAATAAAGTAGAGATAATAGAAGCCTATCTAATTTCATCTATAAATAATAGTATAGAAAAAATAGAGTTAAAAATAGATTCCTTAACAAATACAGAAAGAGATATTTTAATCAAAGGTTGTCTTATAAATTATTATAAAGAATCATAG
- a CDS encoding MetQ/NlpA family ABC transporter substrate-binding protein, with protein sequence MKRTLLLLTIVSNLAFGKDVFKIGATPIPAGEILSEIKEELAKEGLNIEIVEFTDYIMPNLALADGSLDANFFQHKPYLANFMKEKNLDLVPLEDIYVPPLGGYSKKYKSLEELKVGDKIAIPNDPTNAGRALILLHNNGVIKLSNPKDLMATEFDIVENPKKLKVVSLQAAQLPRALDDVDLAVINCNYALDAGLSPQEDSLIVEGKESAYGNVVSVRKGDENSKEIATLMKVLRSDKVRNFILEKYKGGIIPLF encoded by the coding sequence ATGAAAAGAACATTATTGCTATTAACAATTGTTTCAAATTTGGCTTTTGGAAAAGATGTGTTTAAAATTGGAGCGACTCCAATACCTGCTGGAGAAATTTTAAGTGAAATAAAAGAGGAGTTAGCAAAAGAGGGGTTGAATATAGAAATTGTTGAATTTACAGATTATATAATGCCAAATTTAGCTTTGGCAGATGGATCTTTAGATGCGAATTTTTTTCAACATAAACCATATTTAGCTAATTTTATGAAAGAGAAAAATTTAGATTTAGTTCCTTTAGAAGATATATACGTTCCACCATTAGGAGGATATTCTAAAAAATATAAAAGTTTAGAGGAGTTAAAAGTGGGTGATAAAATAGCTATCCCAAATGATCCAACAAATGCTGGAAGAGCTCTAATCTTACTTCACAATAATGGAGTTATAAAACTATCTAATCCAAAGGATCTTATGGCCACAGAGTTTGATATAGTTGAAAATCCTAAAAAACTAAAGGTTGTTTCTCTTCAAGCTGCACAACTACCAAGAGCTTTAGATGACGTAGACTTAGCAGTTATAAATTGCAATTACGCTTTAGATGCAGGCTTATCTCCTCAAGAAGATTCTTTGATTGTTGAGGGAAAAGAAAGTGCCTATGGAAATGTTGTATCTGTGAGAAAAGGAGACGAAAATAGTAAAGAGATTGCAACTTTAATGAAAGTTCTAAGGAGTGACAAAGTTAGGAATTTTATATTAGAGAAGTATAAAGGAGGAATTATTCCTCTATTCTAA